A stretch of Thermococcus bergensis DNA encodes these proteins:
- the cobS gene encoding adenosylcobinamide-GDP ribazoletransferase: MRNIIPFMTRVPIRGDFEKARNEIWAFPLLATLTSSLPTLILYLDLPMKNILAILSLYSTIGLLHLDGLADWADGIMVKGDRERKIEAMKDLNTGIAGIFAVVMVLFVQIYSLNYLPFYAIFLAELNSKYAMLLALATKKPLGSGLGWYFMEKMNKRQLAVGTLLYSILIFPIGFYNPKAIFSVVGLLVSAYVMKVSIDNFGGLNGDCIGAIAEITRAGTLLLMAFVWWCL; encoded by the coding sequence ATGAGAAACATCATCCCGTTTATGACAAGAGTCCCAATAAGGGGAGACTTCGAAAAAGCTAGGAATGAAATATGGGCCTTTCCTCTGCTTGCTACCCTTACCTCCTCTCTGCCCACTTTGATTTTATACCTTGACCTTCCTATGAAAAACATCTTAGCAATTCTCTCGCTTTACTCCACAATAGGCCTACTCCACTTGGACGGGCTAGCCGATTGGGCCGATGGAATTATGGTTAAAGGAGACAGAGAAAGGAAAATTGAAGCCATGAAAGATCTGAACACGGGTATAGCTGGAATTTTTGCTGTTGTAATGGTACTTTTTGTTCAGATATACTCTCTAAACTATCTCCCATTTTATGCAATATTTCTAGCTGAGCTGAACTCAAAGTATGCAATGCTCCTTGCTTTAGCCACCAAAAAACCACTTGGATCAGGATTAGGATGGTATTTTATGGAAAAGATGAACAAAAGGCAATTGGCTGTTGGCACCTTGTTATACTCGATCCTCATCTTCCCTATAGGATTTTATAACCCAAAGGCCATTTTTTCAGTTGTTGGACTTTTGGTTAGTGCATACGTCATGAAGGTTAGTATAGACAATTTCGGAGGTTTAAATGGGGACTGCATTGGAGCAATAGCAGAGATAACAAGAGCCGGAACACTTTTACTTATGGCTTTTGTCTGGTGGTGTCTATGA
- a CDS encoding NTP transferase domain-containing protein: MIIILAGGKSTRMGKEKPVLKIADKEMLLWVYNESSKIDETLVALSKNTPKTRELCLRERIPFVNTPGRGYVEDVQWLLKEFGPFVSVSADLPFVKACDIALIRSELEKKKTSITGVLPLNIVPKDLGVATYRGYAIVGINGVSYEGEEFVKLRNPLLAINVNTPRELELANRIAKLLHSKFT, encoded by the coding sequence ATGATAATCATCTTAGCGGGTGGAAAATCTACCAGAATGGGAAAAGAAAAACCAGTATTGAAAATAGCAGATAAAGAAATGCTCCTCTGGGTTTACAATGAGAGCTCAAAGATAGATGAAACCCTTGTTGCTCTCTCGAAGAACACACCAAAAACCAGGGAACTATGCCTCCGGGAGAGGATTCCCTTCGTCAACACGCCAGGAAGAGGATATGTTGAAGACGTTCAGTGGCTCTTGAAGGAGTTTGGGCCATTTGTAAGCGTCTCAGCCGATCTGCCTTTCGTAAAGGCGTGTGATATTGCCCTCATAAGAAGCGAGCTTGAAAAGAAAAAAACCAGCATCACTGGAGTTTTACCTTTAAACATAGTCCCAAAAGACCTTGGAGTTGCAACTTACAGAGGATACGCAATTGTAGGAATTAATGGAGTTTCCTATGAGGGAGAAGAATTCGTTAAGCTAAGAAACCCTCTTTTGGCAATAAACGTGAACACACCAAGAGAGCTTGAACTTGCAAACAGAATTGCCAAGCTCCTACACTCCAAGTTCACTTAG